One window from the genome of Gambusia affinis linkage group LG14, SWU_Gaff_1.0, whole genome shotgun sequence encodes:
- the LOC122843800 gene encoding probable C-mannosyltransferase DPY19L4 isoform X2, which translates to MAEIRCRKSAALEGEAAEESRSVAAEEEEERRESGGDEDGQERVQPSKQKPAAASLLQSGLRMIFGAMAAVACGMLYAGYLSGFHDRKFWFSSRQELEREASFPGGSGLYYHYYKRLLAAPSFSSGFYELTADNGTVSGRTINAVERLFLYPELITSFLYRVTGSQNRVEPVSFYLGSVFGLQAVCVSALFVCSWALSGTCVAGMLAVSWFVINRQDASRVEQGVPLRENWALPFFSCQVAALTGFLSRSTGSASEMFCYLMLSACSFSFLLLWELGHYFLFVQGVCLVLLDSLGLVPPRKTADVYRAYLGSLVLVYLAQFQNASLLGSPLLSLLIGSVPARYFQMKMKMKMGHLGARVMKMLLHVQLVFSCIFTCSFLVKKLLPASGADFTLQVLEAKLGLNSTADFVINFLLCQEALRAPGQDLFLRLTQTSLLPFYILVLTVCLLSALQAAFRRVSGQPISSSLSLEDGRIGEQPAVAYHLLHTLLLGVLTLLFDGVKYLWTPYVCMFTAFGVCSPDLWMTLFKWLRLKSVHPVVLSLILSTAVPTIIGFSLWREFYPRVLAELADLQEIYDPDLMELIAWIRSQAPAVFAGSPVLLGTIKLCSGSVVTSLPVYSDLDLLRRTEDTFQVYAMMSAEDVYKRLAAHGTAYVVVEESICSDVQLRTGCRVKDLLDAANGQAARSQTVSFSKHGRFCQEVKMNYSPYTNYFTRVFWNRSYHVYRVNPVISFQY; encoded by the exons ATGGCTGAGATCAGATGCAGAAAGTCTGCGGCTCTGGAGGGAGAAGCTGCAGAAGAGAGCAGGA GTGTGGccgcagaggaagaggaggagaggagggagtCCGGAGGTGATGAAGATGGTCAGGAGAGAGTCCAGCCATCCAAGCAGAAACCTGCTGCAG CCAGCTTGCTGCAGTCTGGGCTCAGGATGATCTTTGGGGCGATGGCAGCAGTGGCCTGCGGGATGCTGTACGCCGGGTACCTTTCCGGGTTCCACGACAGGAAGTTCTGGTTTTCTAGCAGGCAG GAGCTGGAGCGGGAAGCATCGTTCCCGGGCGGCAGCGGCCTCTACTACCACTACTACAAGCGCCTGCTGGCGGCGCCGTCCTTCAGCTCAG GGTTCTACGAGCTGACAGCGGATAACGGCACCGTGTCGGGCCGGACCATCAACGCCGTGGAGAGGCTGTTCCTCTACCCAGAACTCATCACCAGCTTCCTCTACCGGGTCACAGGCAGCCAG AACCGGGTGGAGCCCGTCTCCTTCTACCTGGGCTCGGTGTTCGGCCTGCAGGCCGTCTGCGTCTCGGCGCTGTTCGTGTGCAGCTGGGCCCTGAGCGGTACCTGCGTGGCCGGCATGCTGGCCGTGTCCTGGTTCGTCATCAACAG GCAGGACGCCAGCAGAGTGGAGCAGGGCGTTCCTCTGAGGGAGAACTGGGCCCTGCCGTTCTTCTCCTGCCAGGTGGCGGCGCTGACCGGCTTCCTGAGCCGCAGCACCGGTTCTGCTTCCGag ATGTTCTGCTACTTGATGCTGAGCGCCTGCAGcttcagcttcctgctgctgtgggAACTCGGACACTACTTCCTGTTCGTCCAGGGCGtctgcctggttctgctggactcACTGGGCCTGGTACCGCCACGCAAG ACGGCCGACGTCTACAGGGCGTACCTGGGCTCGCTGGTTCTGGTCTACTTGGCCCAGTTCCAAAACGCCTCCTTGCTCGGCTCTCCGCTGCTCAGCCTCCTGATTGGCTCGGTGCCGGCCAGGTACTTCCAG atgaagatgaagatgaagatgggTCATCTGGGCGCCAGAGTGatgaagatgctgctgcacGTCCAGCTGGTCTTCAGCTGCATATTCACCTGCAGCTTCCTGGTGAAG AAGCTTTTACCGGCCAGCGGCGCCGACTTCACCCTGCAGGTCCTGGAGGCCAAGTTGGGTCTGAACTCGACGGC agACTTTGTCATCAATTTCCTGCTGTGCCAGGAAGCGCTGCGAGCGCCGGGCCAGGACCTCTTCCTGCGGCTGACCCAAACCTCGCTGCTGCCCTTCTATATCTTGGTTCTGACCGTCTGTCTGCTGTCCGCCCTGCAGGCCGCCTTCAGGAGGGTCAG CggccagccaatcagcagcagccTCAGTCTGGAGGACGGGCGAATCGGAGAGCAACCTGCCGTCGCCTATCACCTCCTCCACACCCTGCTGCTCGGCGTCCTGACGCTGCTGTTCGACGG GGTGAAGTATTTGTGGACGCCGTACGTCTGCATGTTCACGGCGTTCGGTGTGTGTTCTCCTGACCTCTGGATGACCTTGTTCAAGTGGCTCAGGTTGAAGTCTGTCCATCCGGTGGTGTTG TCTCTGATCCTGAGCACGGCGGTTCCAACCATCATCGGCTTCAGCTTGTGGAGGGAG TTCTACCCGCGGGTTCTGGCGGAGCTGGCCGACCTGCAGGAGATCTACGACCCGGACCTGATGGAGCTGATCGCCTGGATCAG GTCTCAGGCTCCGGCCGTGTTCGCCGGCAGCCCTGTTCTACTGGGAACCATCAAACTATGTTCTGGTTCCGTCGTCACCAGTTTACCCGTTTACTCCGACTTGGACCTGCTGAGGAGAACCGAAGAT ACCTTCCAGGTGTACGCCATGATGTCTGCCGAGGATGTCTACAAGCGTCTGGCGGCCCACGGAACCGCCTACGTCGTCGTGGAGGAGTCCATCTGCAGCGACGTCCAGCTGAGGACGGGCTGCCGGGTCAAAGACCTGCTGGACGCCGCCAACGGACAG GCGGCCAGGTCCCAGACGGTCTCCTTCTCTAAGCACGGCCGCTTCTGCCAGGAGGTCAAGATGAACTACTCCCCCTACACCAACTACTTCACCCGGGTGTTCTGGAACCGCTCGTACCACGTCTACAGGGTGAACCCCGTCATCTCCTTCCAGTACTGA
- the LOC122843800 gene encoding probable C-mannosyltransferase DPY19L4 isoform X3 codes for MAEIRCRKSAALEGEAAEESRSVAAEEEEERRESGGDEDGQERVQPSKQKPAAASLLQSGLRMIFGAMAAVACGMLYAGYLSGFHDRKFWFSSRQELEREASFPGGSGLYYHYYKRLLAAPSFSSGFYELTADNGTVSGRTINAVERLFLYPELITSFLYRVTGSQNRVEPVSFYLGSVFGLQAVCVSALFVCSWALSGTCVAGMLAVSWFVINRQDASRVEQGVPLRENWALPFFSCQVAALTGFLSRSTGSASEMFCYLMLSACSFSFLLLWELGHYFLFVQGVCLVLLDSLGLVPPRKTADVYRAYLGSLVLVYLAQFQNASLLGSPLLSLLIGSVPARYFQMKMKMKMKMGHLGARVMKMLLHVQLVFSCIFTCSFLVKKLLPASGADFTLQVLEAKLGLNSTADFVINFLLCQEALRAPGQDLFLRLTQTSLLPFYILVLTVCLLSALQAAFRRVRVKYLWTPYVCMFTAFGVCSPDLWMTLFKWLRLKSVHPVVLSLILSTAVPTIIGFSLWREFYPRVLAELADLQEIYDPDLMELIAWIRSQAPAVFAGSPVLLGTIKLCSGSVVTSLPVYSDLDLLRRTEDTFQVYAMMSAEDVYKRLAAHGTAYVVVEESICSDVQLRTGCRVKDLLDAANGQAARSQTVSFSKHGRFCQEVKMNYSPYTNYFTRVFWNRSYHVYRVNPVISFQY; via the exons ATGGCTGAGATCAGATGCAGAAAGTCTGCGGCTCTGGAGGGAGAAGCTGCAGAAGAGAGCAGGA GTGTGGccgcagaggaagaggaggagaggagggagtCCGGAGGTGATGAAGATGGTCAGGAGAGAGTCCAGCCATCCAAGCAGAAACCTGCTGCAG CCAGCTTGCTGCAGTCTGGGCTCAGGATGATCTTTGGGGCGATGGCAGCAGTGGCCTGCGGGATGCTGTACGCCGGGTACCTTTCCGGGTTCCACGACAGGAAGTTCTGGTTTTCTAGCAGGCAG GAGCTGGAGCGGGAAGCATCGTTCCCGGGCGGCAGCGGCCTCTACTACCACTACTACAAGCGCCTGCTGGCGGCGCCGTCCTTCAGCTCAG GGTTCTACGAGCTGACAGCGGATAACGGCACCGTGTCGGGCCGGACCATCAACGCCGTGGAGAGGCTGTTCCTCTACCCAGAACTCATCACCAGCTTCCTCTACCGGGTCACAGGCAGCCAG AACCGGGTGGAGCCCGTCTCCTTCTACCTGGGCTCGGTGTTCGGCCTGCAGGCCGTCTGCGTCTCGGCGCTGTTCGTGTGCAGCTGGGCCCTGAGCGGTACCTGCGTGGCCGGCATGCTGGCCGTGTCCTGGTTCGTCATCAACAG GCAGGACGCCAGCAGAGTGGAGCAGGGCGTTCCTCTGAGGGAGAACTGGGCCCTGCCGTTCTTCTCCTGCCAGGTGGCGGCGCTGACCGGCTTCCTGAGCCGCAGCACCGGTTCTGCTTCCGag ATGTTCTGCTACTTGATGCTGAGCGCCTGCAGcttcagcttcctgctgctgtgggAACTCGGACACTACTTCCTGTTCGTCCAGGGCGtctgcctggttctgctggactcACTGGGCCTGGTACCGCCACGCAAG ACGGCCGACGTCTACAGGGCGTACCTGGGCTCGCTGGTTCTGGTCTACTTGGCCCAGTTCCAAAACGCCTCCTTGCTCGGCTCTCCGCTGCTCAGCCTCCTGATTGGCTCGGTGCCGGCCAGGTACTTCCAG atgaagatgaagatgaagatgaagatgggTCATCTGGGCGCCAGAGTGatgaagatgctgctgcacGTCCAGCTGGTCTTCAGCTGCATATTCACCTGCAGCTTCCTGGTGAAG AAGCTTTTACCGGCCAGCGGCGCCGACTTCACCCTGCAGGTCCTGGAGGCCAAGTTGGGTCTGAACTCGACGGC agACTTTGTCATCAATTTCCTGCTGTGCCAGGAAGCGCTGCGAGCGCCGGGCCAGGACCTCTTCCTGCGGCTGACCCAAACCTCGCTGCTGCCCTTCTATATCTTGGTTCTGACCGTCTGTCTGCTGTCCGCCCTGCAGGCCGCCTTCAGGAGGGTCAG GGTGAAGTATTTGTGGACGCCGTACGTCTGCATGTTCACGGCGTTCGGTGTGTGTTCTCCTGACCTCTGGATGACCTTGTTCAAGTGGCTCAGGTTGAAGTCTGTCCATCCGGTGGTGTTG TCTCTGATCCTGAGCACGGCGGTTCCAACCATCATCGGCTTCAGCTTGTGGAGGGAG TTCTACCCGCGGGTTCTGGCGGAGCTGGCCGACCTGCAGGAGATCTACGACCCGGACCTGATGGAGCTGATCGCCTGGATCAG GTCTCAGGCTCCGGCCGTGTTCGCCGGCAGCCCTGTTCTACTGGGAACCATCAAACTATGTTCTGGTTCCGTCGTCACCAGTTTACCCGTTTACTCCGACTTGGACCTGCTGAGGAGAACCGAAGAT ACCTTCCAGGTGTACGCCATGATGTCTGCCGAGGATGTCTACAAGCGTCTGGCGGCCCACGGAACCGCCTACGTCGTCGTGGAGGAGTCCATCTGCAGCGACGTCCAGCTGAGGACGGGCTGCCGGGTCAAAGACCTGCTGGACGCCGCCAACGGACAG GCGGCCAGGTCCCAGACGGTCTCCTTCTCTAAGCACGGCCGCTTCTGCCAGGAGGTCAAGATGAACTACTCCCCCTACACCAACTACTTCACCCGGGTGTTCTGGAACCGCTCGTACCACGTCTACAGGGTGAACCCCGTCATCTCCTTCCAGTACTGA
- the LOC122843800 gene encoding probable C-mannosyltransferase DPY19L4 isoform X1, with translation MAEIRCRKSAALEGEAAEESRSVAAEEEEERRESGGDEDGQERVQPSKQKPAAASLLQSGLRMIFGAMAAVACGMLYAGYLSGFHDRKFWFSSRQELEREASFPGGSGLYYHYYKRLLAAPSFSSGFYELTADNGTVSGRTINAVERLFLYPELITSFLYRVTGSQNRVEPVSFYLGSVFGLQAVCVSALFVCSWALSGTCVAGMLAVSWFVINRQDASRVEQGVPLRENWALPFFSCQVAALTGFLSRSTGSASEMFCYLMLSACSFSFLLLWELGHYFLFVQGVCLVLLDSLGLVPPRKTADVYRAYLGSLVLVYLAQFQNASLLGSPLLSLLIGSVPARYFQMKMKMKMKMGHLGARVMKMLLHVQLVFSCIFTCSFLVKKLLPASGADFTLQVLEAKLGLNSTADFVINFLLCQEALRAPGQDLFLRLTQTSLLPFYILVLTVCLLSALQAAFRRVSGQPISSSLSLEDGRIGEQPAVAYHLLHTLLLGVLTLLFDGVKYLWTPYVCMFTAFGVCSPDLWMTLFKWLRLKSVHPVVLSLILSTAVPTIIGFSLWREFYPRVLAELADLQEIYDPDLMELIAWIRSQAPAVFAGSPVLLGTIKLCSGSVVTSLPVYSDLDLLRRTEDTFQVYAMMSAEDVYKRLAAHGTAYVVVEESICSDVQLRTGCRVKDLLDAANGQAARSQTVSFSKHGRFCQEVKMNYSPYTNYFTRVFWNRSYHVYRVNPVISFQY, from the exons ATGGCTGAGATCAGATGCAGAAAGTCTGCGGCTCTGGAGGGAGAAGCTGCAGAAGAGAGCAGGA GTGTGGccgcagaggaagaggaggagaggagggagtCCGGAGGTGATGAAGATGGTCAGGAGAGAGTCCAGCCATCCAAGCAGAAACCTGCTGCAG CCAGCTTGCTGCAGTCTGGGCTCAGGATGATCTTTGGGGCGATGGCAGCAGTGGCCTGCGGGATGCTGTACGCCGGGTACCTTTCCGGGTTCCACGACAGGAAGTTCTGGTTTTCTAGCAGGCAG GAGCTGGAGCGGGAAGCATCGTTCCCGGGCGGCAGCGGCCTCTACTACCACTACTACAAGCGCCTGCTGGCGGCGCCGTCCTTCAGCTCAG GGTTCTACGAGCTGACAGCGGATAACGGCACCGTGTCGGGCCGGACCATCAACGCCGTGGAGAGGCTGTTCCTCTACCCAGAACTCATCACCAGCTTCCTCTACCGGGTCACAGGCAGCCAG AACCGGGTGGAGCCCGTCTCCTTCTACCTGGGCTCGGTGTTCGGCCTGCAGGCCGTCTGCGTCTCGGCGCTGTTCGTGTGCAGCTGGGCCCTGAGCGGTACCTGCGTGGCCGGCATGCTGGCCGTGTCCTGGTTCGTCATCAACAG GCAGGACGCCAGCAGAGTGGAGCAGGGCGTTCCTCTGAGGGAGAACTGGGCCCTGCCGTTCTTCTCCTGCCAGGTGGCGGCGCTGACCGGCTTCCTGAGCCGCAGCACCGGTTCTGCTTCCGag ATGTTCTGCTACTTGATGCTGAGCGCCTGCAGcttcagcttcctgctgctgtgggAACTCGGACACTACTTCCTGTTCGTCCAGGGCGtctgcctggttctgctggactcACTGGGCCTGGTACCGCCACGCAAG ACGGCCGACGTCTACAGGGCGTACCTGGGCTCGCTGGTTCTGGTCTACTTGGCCCAGTTCCAAAACGCCTCCTTGCTCGGCTCTCCGCTGCTCAGCCTCCTGATTGGCTCGGTGCCGGCCAGGTACTTCCAG atgaagatgaagatgaagatgaagatgggTCATCTGGGCGCCAGAGTGatgaagatgctgctgcacGTCCAGCTGGTCTTCAGCTGCATATTCACCTGCAGCTTCCTGGTGAAG AAGCTTTTACCGGCCAGCGGCGCCGACTTCACCCTGCAGGTCCTGGAGGCCAAGTTGGGTCTGAACTCGACGGC agACTTTGTCATCAATTTCCTGCTGTGCCAGGAAGCGCTGCGAGCGCCGGGCCAGGACCTCTTCCTGCGGCTGACCCAAACCTCGCTGCTGCCCTTCTATATCTTGGTTCTGACCGTCTGTCTGCTGTCCGCCCTGCAGGCCGCCTTCAGGAGGGTCAG CggccagccaatcagcagcagccTCAGTCTGGAGGACGGGCGAATCGGAGAGCAACCTGCCGTCGCCTATCACCTCCTCCACACCCTGCTGCTCGGCGTCCTGACGCTGCTGTTCGACGG GGTGAAGTATTTGTGGACGCCGTACGTCTGCATGTTCACGGCGTTCGGTGTGTGTTCTCCTGACCTCTGGATGACCTTGTTCAAGTGGCTCAGGTTGAAGTCTGTCCATCCGGTGGTGTTG TCTCTGATCCTGAGCACGGCGGTTCCAACCATCATCGGCTTCAGCTTGTGGAGGGAG TTCTACCCGCGGGTTCTGGCGGAGCTGGCCGACCTGCAGGAGATCTACGACCCGGACCTGATGGAGCTGATCGCCTGGATCAG GTCTCAGGCTCCGGCCGTGTTCGCCGGCAGCCCTGTTCTACTGGGAACCATCAAACTATGTTCTGGTTCCGTCGTCACCAGTTTACCCGTTTACTCCGACTTGGACCTGCTGAGGAGAACCGAAGAT ACCTTCCAGGTGTACGCCATGATGTCTGCCGAGGATGTCTACAAGCGTCTGGCGGCCCACGGAACCGCCTACGTCGTCGTGGAGGAGTCCATCTGCAGCGACGTCCAGCTGAGGACGGGCTGCCGGGTCAAAGACCTGCTGGACGCCGCCAACGGACAG GCGGCCAGGTCCCAGACGGTCTCCTTCTCTAAGCACGGCCGCTTCTGCCAGGAGGTCAAGATGAACTACTCCCCCTACACCAACTACTTCACCCGGGTGTTCTGGAACCGCTCGTACCACGTCTACAGGGTGAACCCCGTCATCTCCTTCCAGTACTGA